GGTCGGGCGCAACGACGCGCTTTCCTTGATGGACTGTCTTGATCGTGCTGACCAGGTCCGCCTTCAACATGTCTTTGAGGATGTAACCCCGCACACCCGAAGAGAAGGCCTGCATGACCTGAACATCCCCGCGATAGGTCGTCAGCATGATCAAGGCGACAGCAGGATCCAATTCTCTGGCCGCCCGACAGAACTCCGCGCCATTCATGACCGGCATCTGGAAATCGACCAACACCACATTGGGGTGGAAACGCTTGAGCGCCTCCAGCCCCTCAATCCCATCCCCCGCCTCACCTACGACGACCATGCCCTGTTCTTGTGACAGCAGCGTACGGATGCCATCCCGCATCAAAGGATGATCATCAATGATCAGGACGCGAATGTTCTCATCCATGCGGATTAAGCCAGATCAACAAGGGTCGGGGGACCTGTTCAGATTACACGCAGCCATTCCCCCCTTCTAGACCCATCAACGCGCGCATCAGCCCCTTTTGGCGCCGAAGCGCCTTGCCAGGGCGCTTCGCCAACGACCCGGGGCCTTCCGCCTCTTTCCGAAGGCCACGCCAGCTGGAATATGAAGCTCAATGCGCGTGCCCAGCTCCAGGCGACTCGCGATGTGGAGGGTGCCCCCCAGACGCTGCGCACGCTCACGCATTCCCGCTAATCCCCAGTGGCCAGGCCGACCGCCAGCCTGCAGGATTTCCGGCTCTATGCCATGCCCATCATCGCGAACTTCCACACAGAAGTCCCTACCCGTTCTTCGGAAGCTGAGTTCAATTCGCGTGGAATTTGCGTGGCGCAACGCATTGATCAGCGCCTCGCTGATGATGCGCCGTACCTCCGCATTCACCATCGGCGTCAACTGAAGCGTCTCGTCACCCTGCAGGATTTCAAGCACAGGACCCGTGCCATCCCGGAATGCTTCTGCAACCGAGTTGAGATAGCCGGCCAGA
Above is a genomic segment from Stenotrophomonas sp. ESTM1D_MKCIP4_1 containing:
- a CDS encoding response regulator transcription factor, translated to MDENIRVLIIDDHPLMRDGIRTLLSQEQGMVVVGEAGDGIEGLEALKRFHPNVVLVDFQMPVMNGAEFCRAARELDPAVALIMLTTYRGDVQVMQAFSSGVRGYILKDMLKADLVSTIKTVHQGKRVVAPDLALELATHIHDQRLSKREIEILRMVADGNSNKEIARHCGLTETTVKSHMKSIMSKLGAKDRTHAVTIAVKRGIFLL